One window of the Pseudomonas knackmussii B13 genome contains the following:
- a CDS encoding DUF599 domain-containing protein: MTDVVDLFDIQYLWNLLAVLWFLLCWVGYTRYASWKARDTACLASVLHLYREDWMRRLLLRDNRVADASVIGNLERNASFFASSTLIIIAGVLTLLGSAERTLSVLNDLPFVMPPTRGLSELKLLCLAVLFVYAFFTFSWCMRQYNFAAVLVGSAPLIGERHVGELERKAFAERAARVVSMAAHQFNQGLRSYYFGLGMLAWFINPWLFMLVSAGVVGVLYQREFHSDVLKVMVYTPTLTPAPLHSPTGEAVKDNC, encoded by the coding sequence ATGACCGACGTCGTCGATCTCTTCGATATCCAGTACCTGTGGAACCTGTTGGCGGTGCTCTGGTTCCTGCTCTGCTGGGTGGGCTACACCCGCTATGCAAGCTGGAAGGCACGCGACACCGCCTGCCTGGCCAGCGTGTTGCACCTGTATCGCGAGGACTGGATGCGCCGCCTGCTGCTGCGCGACAACCGCGTGGCCGACGCCAGCGTGATCGGCAACCTGGAGCGCAACGCCTCGTTCTTCGCCTCCAGCACCCTGATCATCATCGCCGGCGTGCTCACCCTGCTGGGCTCGGCGGAGCGCACCCTGTCGGTGCTGAACGACCTGCCGTTCGTCATGCCGCCGACCCGCGGCCTGTCCGAGCTGAAGTTGCTGTGCCTCGCGGTGCTGTTCGTCTACGCCTTCTTCACCTTCAGCTGGTGCATGCGCCAGTACAACTTCGCCGCGGTACTGGTGGGCTCGGCGCCGCTGATCGGCGAACGGCATGTCGGCGAGCTGGAGCGCAAGGCCTTCGCCGAACGCGCCGCGCGGGTGGTTTCGATGGCGGCGCACCAGTTCAACCAGGGCCTGCGTTCCTACTATTTCGGCCTGGGGATGCTGGCCTGGTTCATCAACCCCTGGCTGTTCATGCTGGTCAGTGCCGGCGTGGTCGGCGTCCTCTACCAGCGCGAGTTCCATTCCGACGTGCTCAAGGTGATGGTCTACACGCCGACCCTGACGCCGGCTCCGTTGCACTCGCCGACAGGTGAGGCAGTAAAAGACAACTGCTGA
- a CDS encoding DUF934 domain-containing protein — MQRIIKHREVVDDRWHLLPKDATLESVPNSDDVIIPLNLWLEHGAALRGRDGGLGVWLDADEEPEAIAGDLDKFQVIAVNFPAFTDGRGFSTARLLRERFGYKGEVRAIGDVLRDQLFFMQSCGFDAYAIRADRDPHDALASLDDFSEVYQTSVSQPQPLFRRRSA, encoded by the coding sequence ATGCAGCGAATCATTAAGCACCGCGAAGTGGTCGACGACCGCTGGCACCTGCTGCCCAAGGACGCGACCCTGGAAAGCGTGCCCAACAGCGACGACGTGATCATCCCGCTGAACCTGTGGCTCGAGCACGGCGCCGCCCTGCGCGGCCGCGACGGCGGCCTGGGCGTATGGCTGGACGCGGACGAGGAACCGGAAGCCATCGCCGGCGACCTGGACAAGTTCCAGGTGATCGCGGTGAACTTCCCGGCCTTCACCGACGGCCGTGGTTTCAGCACGGCGCGCCTGCTGCGCGAGCGCTTCGGCTACAAGGGCGAAGTGCGCGCCATCGGCGACGTACTGCGCGACCAGCTGTTCTTCATGCAGAGCTGCGGTTTCGACGCCTACGCCATCCGCGCCGACCGCGACCCGCATGACGCGCTGGCCAGCCTGGACGACTTCAGCGAGGTCTACCAGACCTCGGTGAGCCAGCCGCAGCCGCTGTTCCGCCGCCGCAGCGCCTGA
- a CDS encoding PaaI family thioesterase, which yields MSTSSFEQLILQCRQNSDFAPLLESIPYARLIGMRCLQLGEDVIFHLPAARDNIGNPTLPALHGGVIAGFMEHAAMLHLLMFMDMPHLPKIIDFSIDYLRAGHFRDTYAQCQVWRQGRRVTNVAISAWQTTRGEPIATARAHFKVDGA from the coding sequence ATGAGCACGTCGAGTTTCGAACAGCTGATACTCCAGTGCCGGCAGAACAGCGACTTCGCGCCGCTGCTGGAAAGCATTCCCTACGCCCGGCTCATCGGCATGCGCTGCCTGCAGTTGGGCGAGGACGTGATCTTCCACCTGCCTGCCGCCCGCGACAACATCGGCAACCCGACCCTGCCGGCGCTGCATGGCGGCGTGATCGCCGGCTTCATGGAACATGCGGCGATGCTGCACCTGCTGATGTTCATGGACATGCCGCATCTGCCGAAGATCATCGACTTCTCCATCGACTACCTGCGCGCCGGGCACTTCCGCGATACCTACGCGCAGTGCCAGGTCTGGCGCCAGGGCCGGCGGGTGACCAACGTCGCCATCAGCGCCTGGCAGACCACCCGCGGCGAGCCCATCGCCACCGCCCGCGCGCACTTCAAGGTCGACGGCGCCTGA
- a CDS encoding MFS transporter, giving the protein MDTLLILAGLLLILAGYVWLIILAFERGPLWGLACVLPPLAPLFLARHWDYGRKAVVLGALGGIPLVVGLAMLASHDGARLEAILRLQWLRSETVVPDLAIALRGELDGKPFAPQQAELIDGVLSLREGDDFYARRELQIRLRQPVTGALRLDVLPEDKGPLPDVEISWLAPDSDLPEARRLNHGYSLHLDLQPEAPNRLRGVFHLVLPTEYRTSLTGEVELYTDRLRYRNGVVDTHYDSLDTLAYVARDYLERRFPDNVVALSPLPHVDLQRHELALPVAFTLDGRAEQLELSLQRSENRGWAVRDDHYPKRSTHPAASKPAEPTTAVRAPAPRPAYGLLPIERLQADPQRFINRSMRVTTESGRSAQGIFTGLDQEGRLVIRQVLSGPGEVSYSLRPDEIVQVELLAP; this is encoded by the coding sequence ATGGATACGCTGCTGATCCTCGCCGGCCTGCTGCTGATCCTCGCCGGCTACGTCTGGCTGATCATTCTCGCCTTCGAACGCGGTCCGCTGTGGGGCCTGGCGTGCGTGCTGCCGCCGCTGGCTCCGTTGTTCCTCGCGCGCCACTGGGATTACGGGCGCAAGGCCGTGGTGCTCGGCGCGCTGGGCGGCATTCCGCTGGTGGTCGGCCTGGCCATGCTCGCCAGCCATGACGGCGCGCGCCTGGAAGCCATCCTGCGCCTGCAATGGCTGCGCAGCGAAACGGTGGTGCCGGACCTGGCCATCGCCCTGCGCGGCGAACTCGACGGCAAACCCTTCGCGCCGCAGCAGGCGGAATTGATCGACGGCGTATTGAGCCTGCGCGAGGGCGATGACTTCTACGCCCGCCGCGAATTGCAGATTCGCCTGCGCCAGCCGGTTACGGGCGCACTGCGCCTGGACGTGCTGCCGGAAGACAAGGGCCCGTTGCCCGACGTGGAAATCAGCTGGCTGGCGCCGGACAGCGACCTGCCCGAGGCCCGCCGCCTGAACCATGGCTACAGCCTGCACCTGGACCTGCAGCCGGAGGCGCCGAACCGCCTGCGCGGGGTCTTCCACCTGGTGCTGCCCACCGAGTACCGGACTTCCCTGACCGGCGAGGTCGAGCTCTATACCGACCGCCTGCGCTACCGCAACGGCGTGGTGGATACCCACTACGACTCGCTCGATACGCTGGCCTACGTGGCGCGCGACTATCTCGAGCGGCGCTTCCCGGACAACGTCGTGGCGCTGTCGCCCTTGCCGCACGTCGACCTGCAGCGTCATGAGCTGGCGCTGCCAGTGGCTTTCACCCTGGATGGTCGCGCCGAACAGCTGGAATTGTCGTTGCAGCGCAGCGAAAACCGTGGCTGGGCGGTGCGCGACGATCACTATCCCAAGCGTTCTACGCACCCGGCGGCGAGCAAACCGGCCGAGCCGACGACTGCGGTCCGCGCGCCGGCGCCCCGTCCGGCCTATGGCCTGTTGCCGATCGAGCGCCTGCAGGCCGATCCGCAACGCTTCATCAACCGCAGCATGCGCGTGACCACCGAGAGCGGGCGCAGCGCCCAGGGCATCTTCACCGGCCTCGACCAGGAAGGTCGGCTGGTCATCCGTCAGGTTCTCAGCGGCCCGGGAGAGGTCAGCTACAGCCTGCGTCCCGACGAAATAGTCCAGGTCGAACTCCTCGCCCCTTGA
- a CDS encoding nitrite/sulfite reductase, producing the protein MYVYDEYDQRIVEDRVKQFRDQTRRYLAGELTGEEFRPLRLQNGLYIQRYAPMLRVAVPYGLLSSVQVRKLAQIARDYDKGYAHISTRQNVQYNWPELEDVPEILAELATVQMHAIQTSGNCIRNTTTDQFAGVARDELVDPRPWCEIIRQWSTFHPEFAHLPRKFKIAVNGAVSDRAAIEVHDIGLEAVQNAAGELGFRVSVGGGLGRTPIVGSFINEFLPWQHLLSYLDAILRVYNRYGRRDNKYKARIKILVKALTPEVFAQKVDAEWAHLKDGPSTLTEAEVQRVAAHFVDPAYKALEDQDAALAQLDAENPGFARWRQRNTFAHKKPGYVAVTLSLKPTGVAPGDITDKQLDAVADLADRYSFGEVRNSHNQNIILADVEQAQLFTLWGELREQGFATPNVGLLTDIICCPGGDFCSLANAKSIPVAEAIQRRFEDLDYLFDIGDIDLNISGCMNACGHHHVGHIGILGVDKKGEEFYQVSLGGSASRDASLAQILGPSFAQEQMADVIEKIINVYVEQRTEEERFLDTYRRIGIDPFKERVYAANH; encoded by the coding sequence ATGTACGTATATGACGAATACGATCAGCGGATCGTAGAGGATCGCGTCAAGCAGTTCCGCGATCAGACCCGCCGCTACCTGGCGGGCGAACTGACCGGCGAGGAATTCCGCCCGCTGCGTCTGCAGAACGGCCTCTATATCCAGCGATACGCGCCCATGCTGCGCGTCGCCGTGCCCTACGGCCTGCTCTCCTCGGTGCAGGTACGCAAGCTGGCGCAGATCGCCCGCGACTACGACAAGGGCTACGCCCACATCAGCACCCGCCAGAACGTGCAATACAACTGGCCGGAGCTGGAAGACGTACCGGAAATCCTCGCCGAGCTGGCCACCGTGCAGATGCACGCGATCCAGACCAGCGGCAACTGCATCCGCAACACCACCACCGACCAGTTCGCCGGCGTCGCCCGCGACGAGCTCGTCGATCCGCGCCCCTGGTGCGAGATCATCCGCCAGTGGTCGACCTTCCACCCCGAATTCGCCCACCTGCCGCGCAAGTTCAAGATCGCCGTCAACGGCGCCGTGAGCGACCGCGCCGCCATCGAGGTGCACGACATCGGCCTGGAAGCGGTGCAGAACGCTGCCGGTGAGCTTGGCTTCCGCGTTTCCGTCGGCGGTGGCCTGGGCCGTACCCCGATCGTCGGCAGCTTCATCAATGAATTCCTGCCGTGGCAACACCTGCTGTCGTACCTCGACGCCATCCTGCGCGTGTACAACCGCTATGGCCGTCGCGACAACAAGTACAAGGCGCGCATCAAGATCCTGGTCAAGGCGCTGACCCCGGAAGTCTTCGCCCAGAAGGTCGACGCCGAGTGGGCGCACCTGAAGGACGGCCCAAGCACCCTGACCGAAGCCGAAGTGCAGCGCGTGGCCGCGCACTTCGTCGACCCGGCCTACAAGGCCCTGGAAGACCAGGATGCCGCCCTCGCCCAGCTCGACGCCGAGAACCCCGGCTTCGCCCGCTGGCGCCAGCGCAACACCTTCGCCCACAAGAAGCCCGGCTACGTCGCCGTGACCCTGTCGCTCAAGCCCACCGGCGTGGCGCCTGGCGACATCACCGACAAGCAGCTGGACGCTGTCGCCGACCTGGCCGATCGCTACAGCTTCGGCGAAGTGCGCAACAGCCATAACCAGAACATCATCCTCGCCGACGTCGAGCAGGCGCAGCTGTTCACCCTCTGGGGCGAACTGCGCGAGCAAGGCTTCGCCACCCCGAACGTGGGCCTGCTGACCGACATCATCTGCTGCCCGGGCGGCGACTTCTGCTCCCTGGCCAACGCCAAGTCGATCCCGGTGGCCGAAGCCATCCAGCGTCGCTTCGAGGACCTGGACTACCTGTTCGACATCGGCGACATCGACCTGAACATCTCCGGCTGCATGAACGCCTGCGGCCACCACCACGTCGGCCACATCGGCATCCTCGGCGTGGACAAGAAGGGTGAGGAGTTCTACCAGGTTTCCCTCGGCGGCAGCGCCAGCCGTGACGCGAGCCTCGCGCAGATCCTCGGCCCGTCGTTCGCCCAGGAGCAGATGGCCGACGTGATCGAGAAGATCATCAACGTCTACGTCGAACAGCGCACCGAAGAGGAACGCTTCCTCGATACCTACCGCCGTATCGGCATCGATCCCTTCAAGGAGCGCGTATATGCAGCGAATCATTAA
- the pstB gene encoding phosphate ABC transporter ATP-binding protein PstB, which produces MTNPITAERTKIKVRDLEFFYGEHRSLKSINMDIPEKCITAIIGPSGCGKSTLLRIFNRIYSLYPKQEARGEVILNGENILAPGYSMNRLRSQVGMVFQKPVPFPMTIYENIAYAIRHHEKVSRREMDDRVEQALRGAALWDEVKDKLKNNAQGLSGGQQQRLCIARTIALKPQVLLLDEPTSALDPISTGRIEQLITELKQEFTVVIVTHNMQQAARCSDYTAFMFLGDLIEFGDTDTLFTKPAKEQTEDYITGRFG; this is translated from the coding sequence ATGACCAACCCCATTACCGCCGAACGCACCAAGATCAAGGTTCGCGACCTGGAGTTCTTCTACGGTGAACACCGCTCCCTGAAGTCCATCAACATGGACATCCCGGAGAAGTGCATCACCGCGATCATCGGCCCGTCCGGCTGCGGCAAGTCGACCCTGCTGCGCATCTTCAACCGCATCTACTCCCTGTACCCGAAGCAGGAAGCGCGCGGCGAGGTGATCCTCAACGGCGAGAACATCCTGGCCCCCGGTTACTCCATGAACCGCCTGCGCAGCCAGGTCGGCATGGTGTTCCAAAAGCCGGTGCCGTTCCCGATGACCATCTACGAGAACATCGCCTACGCCATTCGCCACCACGAGAAAGTCTCGCGCCGCGAGATGGACGATCGCGTCGAGCAGGCCCTGCGCGGCGCGGCCCTGTGGGACGAGGTGAAGGACAAGCTGAAGAACAACGCCCAGGGCCTCTCCGGCGGCCAGCAGCAGCGTCTGTGCATCGCCCGCACCATCGCGCTGAAGCCGCAGGTGCTGCTGCTCGACGAACCGACCTCGGCGCTGGACCCGATCTCCACCGGGCGCATCGAGCAGCTGATCACCGAGCTCAAGCAGGAGTTCACCGTGGTCATCGTGACCCACAACATGCAGCAGGCCGCGCGTTGCTCGGACTACACCGCCTTCATGTTCCTCGGCGACCTGATCGAGTTCGGTGACACCGACACGCTGTTCACCAAGCCGGCCAAGGAGCAGACCGAGGACTACATCACCGGCCGCTTCGGCTGA
- the ppk2 gene encoding polyphosphate kinase 2, with product MLLNDKTLPQRIRRESLDDLDEALELEWQDLYDLDGLPTGTLDDFETRLARQRYFRELFRLQGELVKLQSWVVKSGHKVVILFEGRDAAGKGGVIKRITQRLNPRVCRVAALPAPNDREQTQWYFQRYVSHLPAAGEIVLFDRSWYNRAGVERVMGFCSDEQYEEFFRSVPEFERMLARSGIQLIKYWFSISDDEQHLRFLSRIHDPLKQWKLSPMDLESRRRWEAYTKAKEIMLERTHIPEARWWVVQADDKKRARLNCIHHLLGQIPYEDIEHPAVQLPARQRNADYVRIPTPREMLVPEVY from the coding sequence ATGCTGCTGAACGACAAGACCCTGCCCCAGCGAATTCGCCGTGAATCCCTCGACGATCTCGACGAAGCGCTCGAACTGGAGTGGCAGGACCTCTACGACCTGGACGGTCTGCCCACCGGCACCCTGGATGATTTCGAGACGCGCCTGGCGCGCCAGCGCTACTTCCGCGAGCTGTTCCGCCTGCAAGGCGAGCTGGTGAAGCTGCAGAGCTGGGTGGTGAAGAGCGGGCACAAGGTGGTGATTCTTTTCGAAGGCCGCGACGCCGCCGGCAAGGGCGGGGTCATCAAACGCATCACCCAGCGCCTCAACCCGCGCGTGTGCCGGGTCGCCGCGCTGCCCGCGCCGAACGACCGCGAGCAGACCCAGTGGTACTTCCAGCGCTACGTCTCGCACCTGCCGGCGGCGGGGGAGATCGTGCTGTTCGACCGCAGCTGGTACAACCGCGCCGGGGTCGAGCGGGTGATGGGCTTTTGCAGCGACGAGCAGTACGAGGAGTTCTTCCGCAGCGTGCCGGAGTTCGAGCGCATGCTGGCGCGTTCGGGCATCCAGCTGATCAAGTACTGGTTCTCGATCAGCGACGACGAGCAGCACCTGCGCTTCCTCAGCCGCATCCACGACCCGCTCAAGCAGTGGAAGCTCAGCCCCATGGACCTGGAGTCGCGGCGGCGCTGGGAGGCCTACACCAAGGCCAAGGAAATCATGCTCGAACGCACCCACATACCCGAGGCGCGCTGGTGGGTGGTGCAGGCCGACGACAAGAAGCGCGCACGGCTGAACTGCATCCATCACCTGCTCGGGCAGATTCCCTACGAGGACATCGAGCATCCGGCGGTGCAGCTGCCGGCACGGCAGCGAAACGCCGATTACGTGCGCATCCCGACGCCGCGGGAAATGCTGGTGCCGGAGGTTTATTGA
- a CDS encoding PaaI family thioesterase — protein sequence MSETLLLERVERFLAVLRHCQVLGISAHAADAKGLTLRLPYSEAIVGNPETGVIHGGAITTLMDTTCGISTLCVLPEFEICPTLDLRIDYMHPAEPHKDVFGFAECYRVTPNIIFTRGIAYQDDPEQPIAHVVGTFMRLGKSVGARTAEKGAGA from the coding sequence ATGAGCGAAACCCTCCTTCTAGAGCGCGTCGAGCGCTTTCTCGCGGTGCTGCGCCATTGCCAGGTGCTGGGCATCAGCGCACACGCGGCTGACGCCAAGGGGCTGACCCTGCGCCTGCCCTACAGCGAGGCCATCGTCGGCAACCCGGAAACCGGCGTGATCCACGGCGGCGCCATCACCACCCTGATGGACACCACCTGCGGCATCTCCACGCTCTGCGTGCTGCCGGAGTTCGAGATCTGCCCGACCCTGGACCTGCGCATCGACTACATGCACCCGGCGGAGCCGCACAAGGATGTCTTCGGCTTCGCCGAGTGCTACCGCGTCACGCCGAACATCATTTTCACCCGCGGTATCGCCTACCAGGACGATCCCGAGCAGCCCATCGCCCACGTGGTCGGCACCTTCATGCGCCTGGGCAAGAGCGTGGGTGCGCGGACGGCGGAGAAGGGGGCGGGCGCATGA
- the htpG gene encoding molecular chaperone HtpG gives MSVETQKETLGFQTEVKQLLHLMIHSLYSNKEIFLRELISNASDAADKLRFEALAKPELLEGGAELKIRVSFDKDAKTVTLEDNGIGMSREEVIAHLGTIAKSGTADFLKNLSGDQKKDSHLIGQFGVGFYSAFIVADKVDVFTRRAGASAAEGVHWSSKGEGDFEVATVEKADRGTRIVLHLKSGEEEFADGWRLRNVIKKYSDHIALPIELPKEHYGEDKPAEVEWEVVNRASALWTRPRTEIKDEEYQEFYKHIAHDFENPLSWSHNKVEGKLEYTSLLYVPGRAPFDLYHREAPRGLKLYVQRVFIMDQAEQFLPLYLRFIKGVVDSNDLSLNVSREILQSGPVVDSMKSALTKRVLDMLEKLASSDAEAYKGFWKNFGQVLKEGPAEDFANKEKIAGLLRFASTSDESGEQSVSLADYLGRMKEGQDKIYYLTGESFAQVKNSPHLEVFRKKGIEVLLLTDRIDEWLMSYLSDFDGKQFVDVARGDLDLGSLDSEEDKKAQEEIAKAKEGLVERLKTALGDEVAEVRVSHRLTDSPAILAIGEADLGLQMRQILEASGQKVPESKPIFEFNPAHPLIEKLDAEPDEDRFGELARILFDQAALAAGDSLKDPAAYVRRLNKLLVELSA, from the coding sequence ATGAGCGTGGAGACTCAAAAAGAGACCCTGGGCTTCCAGACCGAAGTGAAGCAACTGCTTCACCTGATGATCCATTCCCTGTATTCGAACAAGGAAATCTTCCTCCGCGAGCTGATTTCCAACGCCTCCGACGCGGCCGACAAGCTGCGTTTCGAAGCCCTGGCCAAGCCGGAGCTGCTCGAAGGCGGCGCGGAGCTGAAGATCCGCGTGAGCTTCGACAAGGACGCCAAGACCGTCACCCTCGAAGACAACGGCATCGGCATGAGCCGCGAGGAAGTGATCGCGCACCTGGGCACCATCGCCAAGTCCGGCACCGCCGACTTCCTGAAGAACCTGTCGGGCGACCAGAAGAAGGATTCGCACCTGATCGGCCAGTTCGGCGTGGGCTTCTACAGCGCCTTCATCGTCGCCGACAAGGTAGACGTCTTTACCCGTCGCGCCGGCGCTTCGGCAGCCGAGGGCGTGCACTGGTCGTCGAAAGGCGAGGGTGACTTCGAAGTCGCCACCGTCGAGAAGGCTGACCGCGGCACCCGCATCGTCCTGCACCTGAAGAGCGGCGAAGAAGAGTTCGCCGACGGCTGGCGCCTGCGCAACGTCATCAAGAAATACTCCGACCACATCGCCCTGCCCATCGAGCTGCCGAAAGAGCATTACGGTGAGGACAAGCCGGCCGAAGTCGAGTGGGAAGTGGTCAACCGCGCCAGCGCCCTCTGGACCCGTCCGCGCACCGAGATCAAGGACGAGGAATACCAGGAGTTCTACAAGCACATCGCGCATGACTTCGAGAACCCGCTGAGCTGGAGCCACAACAAGGTCGAAGGGAAGCTGGAATACACCTCGCTGCTCTACGTGCCGGGCCGCGCGCCGTTCGACCTGTACCACCGCGAAGCTCCGCGTGGCCTGAAGCTGTACGTGCAGCGCGTGTTCATCATGGACCAGGCCGAGCAGTTCCTGCCGCTGTACCTGCGCTTCATCAAGGGCGTTGTCGACTCCAACGACCTGTCGCTGAACGTCTCCCGCGAGATCCTGCAGTCCGGCCCGGTCGTCGACTCGATGAAGTCGGCGCTGACCAAGCGCGTGCTGGACATGCTGGAGAAGTTGGCGAGCAGCGACGCCGAGGCCTACAAGGGCTTCTGGAAGAACTTCGGCCAGGTGCTCAAGGAAGGCCCGGCGGAAGACTTCGCCAACAAGGAGAAGATCGCCGGCCTGCTGCGCTTCGCTTCCACCAGCGACGAATCCGGCGAGCAGAGTGTGTCGCTGGCCGACTACCTGGGTCGCATGAAGGAAGGCCAGGACAAGATCTACTACCTTACCGGCGAAAGCTTCGCCCAGGTGAAGAACAGCCCGCACCTGGAGGTCTTCCGCAAGAAGGGCATCGAGGTTCTGCTGCTCACCGACCGCATCGACGAGTGGCTGATGAGCTACCTGTCGGATTTCGACGGCAAGCAGTTCGTCGACGTCGCCCGCGGCGACCTGGACCTGGGCAGCCTGGACTCGGAAGAGGACAAGAAGGCCCAGGAAGAAATCGCCAAGGCCAAAGAGGGCCTGGTTGAGCGCCTGAAGACCGCGCTGGGTGACGAAGTCGCCGAAGTGCGTGTCTCGCACCGCCTGACCGATTCCCCGGCGATCCTTGCCATCGGCGAGGCCGACCTCGGCCTGCAGATGCGCCAGATCCTCGAGGCCAGCGGGCAGAAGGTTCCGGAGTCCAAGCCGATCTTCGAGTTCAACCCGGCCCACCCGCTGATCGAGAAGCTCGATGCCGAGCCCGACGAAGACCGCTTCGGCGAGCTGGCACGCATTCTCTTCGACCAGGCCGCGCTGGCCGCTGGCGACAGCCTCAAGGACCCGGCCGCCTACGTACGGCGTCTGAACAAGCTGCTGGTGGAACTTTCCGCCTAA
- a CDS encoding PaaI family thioesterase, translating to MPIDPTQLQSYTQFRGIDIPLLDHLNFRYQPAGEDGGDGHLVLRVEREHLNGWNNAHGGVLMSLLDVAMALACSHADEQGRGCVTVEMKTSFLRPGGDVGEVLEAFGSVRHRTRSIAFCEAEVRNAAGETVATASGTFKYQNKPRPLADA from the coding sequence ATGCCCATCGACCCGACCCAGTTGCAGTCCTACACCCAGTTCCGTGGCATCGACATTCCGCTGCTCGACCACCTGAATTTCCGCTACCAGCCGGCGGGGGAGGATGGCGGCGACGGCCACCTGGTGCTTCGGGTGGAGCGCGAGCATCTCAACGGCTGGAACAATGCCCACGGCGGCGTGCTCATGAGCCTGCTCGACGTTGCCATGGCGCTGGCCTGCAGCCACGCCGACGAGCAGGGTCGCGGCTGTGTGACCGTCGAGATGAAGACCAGCTTCCTCCGGCCGGGCGGCGATGTCGGCGAAGTCCTCGAAGCCTTCGGCAGCGTGCGCCATCGCACGCGCTCCATCGCCTTCTGCGAGGCGGAGGTGCGCAATGCCGCCGGCGAGACGGTGGCGACGGCCTCGGGCACCTTCAAGTACCAGAACAAGCCGCGTCCGCTGGCCGACGCCTGA
- a CDS encoding dienelactone hydrolase family protein, whose protein sequence is MSQISVQPVAYEVDGVSFEGQLVFDASSSVQRPGLLMAPNWMGVSQGALDVARQVAGHGYVVLVADLYGKDVRPNGPDQAGAAMMPLKNDRALLRKRMQAAFKTLQAQAGKVPLDTTKLASFGFCFGGCCALELARDGAPLAAAVSFHGTLDTPNPADAKNIKGAVLVLDGASDPLVPRDSLPAFAKEMTDAGVDWALTSYGGAVHSFTDPHAQVPGMMQYDAKIARRAFQAMFDLFDERFGE, encoded by the coding sequence ATGAGTCAGATCAGCGTCCAGCCCGTCGCCTACGAAGTCGATGGTGTTTCTTTCGAAGGTCAGCTCGTATTCGATGCCTCCAGCAGCGTGCAGCGTCCCGGCCTGCTGATGGCGCCGAACTGGATGGGCGTCAGCCAGGGCGCGCTGGACGTCGCCCGTCAGGTCGCTGGCCACGGTTACGTGGTGCTGGTGGCCGATCTCTACGGCAAGGATGTGCGCCCCAACGGCCCGGACCAGGCCGGCGCCGCCATGATGCCGCTGAAGAACGACCGCGCCCTGCTGCGTAAGCGCATGCAGGCCGCCTTCAAGACCCTGCAGGCGCAAGCCGGAAAAGTACCGCTCGACACCACCAAGCTGGCCAGTTTCGGCTTCTGCTTCGGCGGCTGCTGCGCGCTGGAACTGGCCCGTGACGGCGCGCCGCTGGCGGCTGCGGTGTCCTTCCACGGCACCCTGGATACGCCGAACCCGGCCGATGCGAAGAACATCAAGGGCGCTGTGCTGGTGCTCGACGGTGCTTCCGACCCACTGGTGCCGCGTGACTCCCTGCCGGCCTTCGCCAAGGAAATGACCGACGCCGGCGTGGATTGGGCGCTGACCAGCTATGGCGGCGCGGTGCACTCCTTCACCGACCCGCATGCCCAGGTGCCGGGCATGATGCAGTACGACGCCAAGATCGCCCGCCGGGCCTTCCAGGCGATGTTCGACCTGTTCGACGAGCGTTTCGGCGAGTAA